CAAATAACCCGACTAAATGAATTTTGTACCCATAAATGGATGCTGAATGGAGTTAAAGTCCGAAATTAGAAATTTTTCCTACGTCATTGCCGGAGCGTTAGCTCTGGCAATGGGGATCGTGTTGTTTCTCGCTCCCAATAGAGTTGCCACAGGTGGAACCCCCGGGATGGCAATTCTTTTAAACTATTTGATCAGTCTTCCCATCGGAAGCCTGATGTTGCTGATTAATATCCCGCTATTAATCATCAGCACAAAAATACTCGGCAGATTATTTGCTCTTCGCTCAGTTGTTGCTATTTTTATAACATCGATCTTTACCGATTTGTTCGCCGAAGTTTTTCACTTGCAAGCATTGAGTCAAAATATTTTGCTGGCGACTTTATACGGTGGTATCGCTGTTGGGGCTGGCGTTGGTCTGATATTGCGTGGCCATGCTTCGGCGGGTGGCACGACTATTATTGCGCGCCTGATTGCTGCTCGAAGCCAATATAAACCAGGGCAGATTGTTTTTATCTTTGACATTTTGATCGTCGTGGCATCAGGGTTTGTTTTTGTCGATATTGAACGGGCTCTTTGGAGTATGATCAGTATTTATACAACCGGCAAATGTATCGATATCATCCTTACCGGCACACCGTCGGAGAAAATTGTTCATATTACAACGAATAAAATTGCGCTTCTCAGTCAGGAAATTATAAAGCATCTCGGGCAACAGGGGACTATTCTTACCGGGACCGGTCTCTACGAAAATGAAAAGAAAACCATGATATTTGTAACGGTTGAAGCGCGGCAGATTACGGTGCTGCGTGATATTATCCGCAATAATGATGCAGAAGCATTCATGGTGGTTATGGATGCAGCTGAAATGCTCGGGAGAGGGCATGGAGGATAAATTTTAAGCATATGGGGATTGCTGCAGACATCATTATTATTATTGTCGCTGCACTGTTGGGCGGTCTGATAGCTCAACAAATGCGGCAACCTCTTTTGCTTGGTTATATCCTCGTCGGAGTTGTAATCGGTCCTTTCTCCGGAGGTATTGTTTCCGACCCGCACGAAGTTGAAAAACTCGCAGAAATCGGTGTCGCCCTGTTGTTATTTGCTCTGGGGTTAGAATTTTCACTTCAAGATTTAAAGCCAGTCAAATACGTGGCTTTGATCGGTGGTCCAATCCA
This window of the uncultured Desulfuromusa sp. genome carries:
- a CDS encoding YitT family protein — translated: MELKSEIRNFSYVIAGALALAMGIVLFLAPNRVATGGTPGMAILLNYLISLPIGSLMLLINIPLLIISTKILGRLFALRSVVAIFITSIFTDLFAEVFHLQALSQNILLATLYGGIAVGAGVGLILRGHASAGGTTIIARLIAARSQYKPGQIVFIFDILIVVASGFVFVDIERALWSMISIYTTGKCIDIILTGTPSEKIVHITTNKIALLSQEIIKHLGQQGTILTGTGLYENEKKTMIFVTVEARQITVLRDIIRNNDAEAFMVVMDAAEMLGRGHGG